In Pseudomonas fluorescens, a genomic segment contains:
- a CDS encoding GtrA family protein, producing the protein MTRLWKGFSRYTAIGIANTVIHWQLFFVFRVAFELNQAASNFFAFCAAASFSFYLNAIYTFAMPVSLPRYALFMLCMGGVSLAVGWLADRWRLPGLVTVVAFSLVSLVCGFLLSKWVVFRERGQ; encoded by the coding sequence ATGACCAGACTGTGGAAGGGATTCTCCCGCTATACGGCAATTGGTATCGCCAATACGGTGATCCATTGGCAGCTGTTTTTTGTCTTCAGGGTGGCGTTTGAACTCAATCAGGCTGCGAGCAACTTTTTCGCGTTTTGCGCCGCTGCGTCCTTCTCCTTCTATTTGAATGCGATTTACACCTTTGCCATGCCGGTGTCGCTGCCGCGTTATGCACTGTTCATGCTGTGCATGGGAGGGGTGAGCCTGGCCGTGGGTTGGCTTGCCGATCGCTGGCGCCTGCCGGGGCTGGTCACGGTGGTGGCGTTCTCGCTGGTGAGCCTGGTGTGCGGTTTCCTGCTGTCGAAGTGGGTGGTGTTTCGTGAGCGTGGGCAATGA
- a CDS encoding glycosyltransferase family 2 protein — protein MKLSLVVPLFNEEQAVKVFYQAVRQEPALRDYTVEIVFINDGSTDRTAENTRAIALVDHDVVLINLSRNFGKEAALFAGLEHARGDAIIPMDVDLQDPVEVIPQLLAEWQKGADVVLAKRRDRSTDGYLKRHSASLFYHLLNHIAYPHIEENVGDFRLMDRKVVDVIKALPEQQLFMKGVLSWAGFDVAIVEYNRAPRVIGQSKFNAWKLWNLALDGITSFSTLPLRLWSYIGGCISLLALVYAGYLVLDKVLFGNAVPGYPSLMTAILFLGGVQLIGIGILGEYVGRIYMEAKHRPRYVVKDVIRSRATEEGMRHVE, from the coding sequence ATGAAACTCTCTCTGGTGGTGCCGCTGTTTAATGAAGAGCAGGCGGTGAAAGTGTTTTACCAGGCTGTTCGACAAGAGCCCGCATTGCGCGATTACACGGTCGAGATCGTATTTATCAACGACGGCAGCACCGATCGCACCGCCGAAAACACCCGGGCGATCGCCTTGGTCGACCACGACGTGGTGTTGATCAATTTATCGCGTAACTTCGGCAAGGAAGCAGCACTGTTCGCCGGGCTTGAACATGCCAGGGGGGACGCCATCATCCCCATGGATGTCGACCTGCAAGACCCGGTCGAAGTGATCCCGCAACTGCTGGCCGAATGGCAGAAAGGCGCGGATGTGGTGCTGGCCAAGCGCCGGGACCGCTCCACTGACGGCTACCTCAAGCGTCACAGTGCGTCGCTGTTCTATCACCTGCTCAACCATATCGCTTATCCCCACATCGAGGAAAACGTCGGCGACTTCCGGTTGATGGACCGCAAGGTCGTGGACGTGATCAAGGCCCTGCCCGAACAGCAGTTGTTCATGAAAGGCGTGTTGTCCTGGGCCGGTTTTGACGTGGCCATCGTCGAATACAACCGCGCCCCGCGTGTAATTGGCCAGAGCAAGTTCAACGCCTGGAAACTGTGGAACCTCGCGCTGGATGGCATCACCTCGTTCAGCACCTTGCCCCTGCGGTTATGGAGCTATATCGGTGGCTGTATTTCGCTGCTGGCATTGGTGTATGCCGGGTACCTGGTGCTCGACAAAGTGCTGTTCGGCAATGCGGTGCCGGGGTATCCGTCGTTGATGACGGCGATCTTGTTCTTGGGCGGCGTGCAGCTGATTGGGATTGGGATATTGGGCGAGTATGTGGGGCGGATTTATATGGAGGCCAAGCATCGGCCGAGGTATGTGGTGAAGGACGTGATACGGAGCAGAGCGACCGAGGAGGGCATGCGTCATGTGGAATGA
- a CDS encoding NEL-type E3 ubiquitin ligase domain-containing protein yields the protein MSTYQLLNGLSGNLQSSASWSRQQALEQIQHNVIQALSSLNAQERTRYLTLQREALDAHKALEDAQQAHTQDFKAEGLAQLREKLGGRDPEQYTLFTRYKEKREQPFPWDPPDEAISLREELTRRTTRRRRAQYDFHYIDHLKQLSLWEAACLNFGFTHAIPGDSGFSVVEASYVVGPDNDRSLNAATFIKVARELDLGGQLRDKTKIAMAADGPLRPLFAACAKASLRFEAIEAYRNRATTGVTLEHFNRLDAAISGDGPPLPFDTLSLSSGVTPIIAVPFVPWETSIPTPLFLIRVASLGVLSYFPFRPGGALRYHEDAQAAERAFREQLHQSHEHKDLSWFARQLPLVGMSVFKSLIDKQEPLTRFNWLGGSLYNAFHRAFPKKTLDNIRFSTDIKPSREVSLVQAYTYRQVQRFQADLDTLAETRAEKDWQALKDAVAAIAAEVLQLLLTPLPGGVTGMNRVMQLAVMGSLTYSVAQGVNELAKGEASGFASALADVADLAISGKLISTAGRVHRQRMLQYLEKLGHPQKITRPDGTHGLWKPDAQPYAHDNQRLVDGTTPNALGIYTFNARHYAKLCQGEMDVLVEVRFDPLSKRYVLIKATDGYTPAIVFDPATQAWTFDLQNAHTLSNLELVQRMLPNGASPPTPQDLEHMLRSTATTRTTLDNVWRAEAAPLNLIEGVRRLQVDRVIQHVIEQFPLPGQLPAHADSAVFCLLTQLSGWPADTLLNIHDPQGTLIETYGKTGQPPSRPHTINLKRRDDGSYTGLSPQSIGPEGNEHLLELIIRQQPGGSSLGKEGQPGASEAQRISTVRQQVAALARTERLTLFSALFNYWGYEKAELSVAPGARRFLPIKVSRSLAPLTPLLKKLRDLNPPLTAANLDLILGQHPLTARQQEAFLAGGTLPTAFVDVIDHHRTALRIDAIIDALYHPREFNADTDLWAREIAGSLIRGTLKRPFVITEVALGKPYVPSGPDDRTVNLRFYPNGLYQAYDIANGGEIPVSPAHDSFYLAIASVLQPHERELLGMNSATDAKGLRKTLGDTMSARRNPEGFVSLLNGSLMQYEHDLMLPSHLPPSANGLFTLEGKDYLPLSGRLYQVTFDKTLFKWRLKHPSKLGVDTPLLEHNGQGAWRLASEQPMAWDTHQLFHRLGHPHYAVTQQQANRILALTDTPAHVLREVHHAGHPAPPLLADTSKRFKIEQQIQHFIDALRVDPNSKDANPELQLLIISGLPGWPDSHRLQILGPRNQVRYQYPATQATNVETINVTEQHYKEGRLLNELTRHDALINALLGELPSLADERLFKLVQKVVTFAQDHTNQLFDSLYKESEQYRPHALREQFKTQHAELPNSAIEGILGHATPRELKQLHEHGKTSLRLTEQARLTAHEVRLNRAFEGLYMDSLVNPDSDKITLHLLKAVTGWPADLRIEVRDRHFNGPSIEGAGDAAGTNRKVLVKKGAVYHPYSPQGTALAAPLGSGSNLLPAIVQTLGASERTSLGITDELDLSELQAQIANLAFSQRVEMKSLLGLPHLQPWLQPAMGLDRSFLAYPVFSWLWPFGGQRAPDLVSRVQELYPRFDNTTANALIHGLGLSEPDLLIELDRRQAEFRTMDIELSRWSDTPQAIDDPQVDPLGLNLGQRRYIANQLRRAWRCEEPQQYVEHLMYTSSLQLQLDENDLPPASFLTGTTGFSHIEHLRLSGNRFPANGNAFLAKFSGLRYLHLDCLLTELPTSVTDMTSLTILNLSDNAIVLTPDSATRLAGMVNLKALQLSGNPLGIAPDITRMPQLHTLDLRETGISQWPVGAATHDELSSLNLRDNLITDIPEAVFTHPGAFLRNRNIELRGNPLSDQTRQRIARYNAQMGNSMQGAAADLVAVAPDVTPWLDALDRVQWGTATELWQALASHEGARSDDVFSVLADLTQSLDYRQGGQIKKNLSLRVWRLLNALGDSTELRETVFLNTYAAGTCGDGAILTFSNMELMYRTHQTLARHDKDRIDRELLGLARQVYFLEHLDRLAENHIGRLNQAYADTPRYTPPDPAEIILFYRVRLREEFNLPIATEQMLYTVETYGVREADITAARQTLRALDTPSLLLESYKTRDFWLRYLERRFPEPFMTIKNVTRYQKEQLNREVPDKHSDEYLDRLQALIDLETAERQRLIRQLTEAAVHAMRRP from the coding sequence ATGTCCACTTATCAACTGCTCAATGGGCTATCAGGAAACTTGCAATCCAGCGCGTCCTGGTCCCGACAACAGGCCCTCGAGCAGATCCAGCACAACGTGATTCAAGCCCTGAGCAGCTTGAATGCGCAGGAACGAACGCGATACCTCACCTTGCAGCGCGAGGCATTGGACGCCCACAAGGCCCTGGAAGACGCCCAGCAAGCCCATACCCAGGACTTCAAGGCCGAGGGCCTGGCGCAATTGCGGGAAAAGCTCGGTGGGCGCGACCCCGAGCAATACACCCTGTTCACCCGCTACAAGGAGAAACGCGAGCAACCCTTCCCCTGGGACCCACCCGATGAGGCGATAAGCCTCAGGGAAGAGTTAACCCGAAGAACCACCCGACGGCGTCGGGCCCAATACGACTTTCATTACATCGATCATCTCAAGCAGCTGTCGCTGTGGGAGGCCGCGTGTCTGAACTTTGGCTTCACCCACGCCATCCCCGGCGACTCGGGTTTCAGCGTGGTCGAAGCCAGCTATGTGGTCGGGCCGGACAATGACAGAAGCCTGAACGCGGCAACCTTTATCAAGGTCGCTCGTGAACTGGATCTGGGCGGCCAATTGCGTGACAAAACCAAAATCGCCATGGCCGCCGATGGCCCGCTGCGCCCCTTATTCGCCGCTTGCGCCAAAGCCAGCCTGCGCTTCGAGGCCATCGAAGCCTACCGCAACCGCGCCACCACCGGCGTCACCCTGGAGCACTTCAACCGACTGGACGCCGCCATCAGCGGCGACGGCCCACCGTTGCCGTTCGACACCCTGAGCCTGAGTTCCGGCGTCACACCCATCATCGCGGTGCCCTTCGTGCCCTGGGAAACCAGCATACCCACGCCCTTGTTCTTGATCCGGGTGGCCAGCCTGGGCGTGTTGTCCTATTTCCCCTTCCGCCCCGGCGGCGCGCTGCGCTACCACGAAGACGCCCAGGCTGCCGAACGCGCGTTTCGGGAGCAATTGCACCAGAGTCACGAGCACAAAGACCTGAGCTGGTTCGCCCGGCAATTGCCCCTGGTCGGCATGTCGGTGTTCAAATCATTGATCGACAAACAGGAGCCGCTCACACGGTTCAACTGGCTGGGGGGGAGCCTCTATAACGCATTTCACCGCGCGTTCCCGAAAAAAACCCTCGACAACATCCGCTTCAGCACTGATATCAAGCCCAGTCGTGAAGTCTCCCTGGTGCAGGCCTATACCTACCGGCAGGTCCAGCGCTTTCAGGCAGACCTGGATACCCTGGCCGAAACACGCGCCGAGAAGGACTGGCAAGCGCTCAAGGACGCGGTGGCAGCCATCGCCGCAGAAGTGCTGCAATTGCTGCTGACACCCCTGCCCGGCGGCGTCACGGGCATGAACCGGGTCATGCAACTCGCGGTGATGGGCAGCCTGACCTACAGCGTCGCCCAGGGCGTGAATGAGTTGGCCAAAGGCGAAGCCAGTGGATTTGCCTCGGCGCTGGCCGATGTCGCCGACCTGGCGATCAGCGGCAAATTGATCTCAACGGCGGGCCGCGTCCATCGCCAGCGCATGCTCCAATACCTGGAAAAACTCGGTCACCCACAAAAAATCACACGTCCCGACGGCACCCATGGGCTATGGAAACCCGACGCCCAGCCTTATGCCCATGACAATCAACGCCTGGTCGACGGGACCACCCCCAACGCCTTGGGCATCTATACGTTCAATGCACGCCACTACGCCAAACTGTGCCAGGGCGAAATGGACGTGCTGGTCGAGGTCCGGTTCGACCCGTTGAGCAAACGCTACGTACTCATCAAAGCCACCGACGGATATACCCCGGCGATTGTCTTCGACCCGGCGACCCAGGCGTGGACCTTCGATTTGCAGAACGCCCATACCCTCTCCAACCTTGAGTTGGTGCAACGCATGCTGCCTAACGGCGCGTCGCCCCCCACTCCGCAAGACCTTGAACATATGCTGCGCAGCACCGCCACCACGCGCACCACCCTGGATAACGTCTGGCGCGCCGAGGCGGCACCCCTGAACCTGATCGAAGGGGTCAGGCGCCTGCAAGTCGACCGTGTCATCCAGCACGTCATCGAGCAGTTCCCCTTGCCCGGCCAATTGCCCGCGCATGCCGACAGCGCGGTCTTTTGCCTGCTGACGCAATTGAGCGGCTGGCCGGCCGACACGCTGCTCAACATCCACGACCCACAAGGCACGCTGATCGAGACTTATGGCAAGACCGGACAACCACCATCGCGCCCGCACACCATCAACCTCAAGCGCCGTGACGATGGCAGTTACACGGGCCTGAGCCCACAGAGCATTGGCCCCGAAGGCAACGAACACCTGCTTGAACTGATCATTCGCCAGCAGCCAGGGGGTTCGAGCCTGGGCAAGGAAGGCCAGCCCGGCGCCTCCGAAGCCCAGCGCATCAGCACCGTGCGCCAACAGGTCGCGGCATTGGCACGCACCGAGAGGCTCACCCTGTTCTCGGCCCTGTTCAATTACTGGGGCTACGAAAAAGCCGAACTGAGCGTCGCCCCCGGCGCCCGACGGTTTCTGCCGATCAAGGTGTCACGGTCCCTGGCCCCCCTCACGCCCTTGCTGAAAAAACTGCGCGACCTCAACCCGCCCCTGACCGCCGCCAACCTGGATCTGATACTGGGCCAACACCCGTTGACGGCGCGCCAGCAGGAGGCTTTTCTCGCGGGCGGCACACTGCCCACTGCGTTTGTTGACGTCATCGATCATCACCGCACCGCATTGCGCATCGACGCGATCATCGACGCCCTGTACCACCCACGCGAATTCAATGCAGACACTGACCTATGGGCCAGGGAGATCGCCGGCTCCCTGATACGCGGCACACTCAAGCGTCCCTTCGTGATCACCGAGGTCGCCCTGGGAAAACCCTACGTGCCCAGCGGCCCGGACGATCGCACGGTGAACCTGCGCTTTTACCCCAACGGTCTCTACCAGGCCTACGACATTGCCAATGGTGGAGAGATCCCGGTCTCGCCCGCCCACGACAGTTTTTACCTGGCCATTGCCTCGGTGCTCCAGCCTCACGAGCGCGAACTACTGGGCATGAACAGCGCCACCGATGCCAAGGGCCTGCGCAAAACCCTGGGCGATACCATGAGCGCCCGACGCAACCCCGAAGGTTTCGTCAGCCTGCTCAATGGATCGTTAATGCAGTACGAACACGACCTGATGCTGCCATCGCACCTCCCGCCCAGCGCCAACGGGCTTTTCACCCTTGAGGGCAAGGACTACCTGCCACTTTCGGGTCGCCTTTACCAGGTCACGTTCGATAAAACCCTATTCAAGTGGCGGCTTAAACACCCCAGCAAACTCGGGGTCGACACCCCGCTTCTGGAGCACAACGGCCAGGGCGCCTGGCGGCTGGCCAGCGAGCAGCCGATGGCGTGGGACACTCATCAGTTGTTCCATCGCCTGGGCCACCCGCACTACGCGGTCACCCAGCAACAGGCCAACCGCATCCTGGCCCTGACCGACACCCCGGCGCATGTCCTGCGCGAGGTCCACCACGCCGGTCACCCGGCACCGCCCTTGCTCGCCGACACCAGCAAACGCTTCAAGATCGAACAACAGATCCAACACTTCATCGACGCGTTGCGGGTGGACCCCAACAGCAAGGACGCCAACCCGGAGCTGCAACTGTTGATTATCTCCGGGTTGCCGGGGTGGCCAGACAGCCACAGGTTGCAGATCCTCGGCCCTCGGAACCAGGTGCGCTACCAATACCCCGCGACGCAGGCGACCAACGTTGAAACGATCAACGTGACCGAGCAACACTACAAAGAAGGCCGGTTACTGAACGAACTCACCCGCCACGACGCGCTGATCAACGCCTTGCTCGGGGAGTTGCCCAGCCTGGCTGACGAGCGGCTGTTCAAACTGGTGCAAAAAGTCGTCACGTTCGCACAGGATCACACGAACCAACTCTTCGATTCGCTCTACAAGGAAAGTGAACAGTACCGTCCCCATGCACTGCGAGAGCAATTCAAGACCCAACATGCCGAACTCCCCAACAGCGCTATCGAGGGCATCCTGGGCCATGCAACCCCTCGCGAACTCAAGCAACTGCATGAACACGGCAAGACCAGCCTGCGCCTGACCGAACAAGCCCGGCTGACCGCCCACGAAGTGCGCTTGAATCGCGCCTTCGAAGGCTTGTACATGGACAGCCTGGTCAACCCGGACAGCGACAAGATCACCCTGCACTTGCTCAAGGCTGTAACCGGTTGGCCCGCGGACCTGCGCATTGAGGTACGCGACAGGCATTTCAACGGCCCCAGCATCGAAGGTGCGGGAGACGCGGCCGGCACGAACCGCAAAGTGCTGGTCAAGAAAGGCGCGGTCTACCACCCCTACAGCCCTCAAGGCACGGCCCTTGCCGCTCCGCTCGGCAGCGGCAGCAACCTGCTCCCGGCCATCGTCCAGACCCTGGGCGCTAGCGAACGGACATCACTGGGGATCACCGACGAACTCGACCTTTCCGAGCTCCAGGCGCAGATCGCCAACCTGGCATTCTCCCAGCGCGTAGAAATGAAAAGCCTGCTGGGCCTGCCCCATCTGCAACCCTGGCTGCAACCGGCCATGGGCCTGGACCGCTCATTCCTGGCGTATCCCGTTTTCAGCTGGCTCTGGCCATTCGGTGGCCAACGAGCGCCAGACCTGGTGAGCCGGGTGCAGGAATTGTATCCCCGGTTCGACAACACTACCGCCAATGCCCTGATCCACGGCCTGGGCCTGAGTGAACCCGATCTGTTGATCGAGCTGGACCGGCGGCAGGCCGAATTCCGCACCATGGACATCGAGCTGTCCCGCTGGAGCGACACGCCGCAAGCCATCGATGACCCGCAGGTAGACCCCTTGGGCTTGAACCTCGGCCAACGTCGCTACATCGCCAACCAATTGCGCCGGGCCTGGCGATGCGAAGAACCGCAGCAATACGTGGAACACCTGATGTATACCTCGTCGCTGCAACTGCAGCTCGACGAGAACGATCTGCCCCCAGCGTCCTTTCTCACGGGAACCACCGGTTTCAGTCATATCGAACACTTGAGGCTCTCAGGCAACCGCTTCCCCGCCAACGGCAATGCGTTCCTCGCCAAGTTTTCCGGGCTTCGCTACCTGCACCTCGACTGCTTGTTAACCGAGCTGCCCACCTCGGTCACCGACATGACCAGCCTCACCATTCTGAACCTGAGCGATAACGCGATTGTATTGACCCCAGACTCCGCCACCCGCCTGGCAGGCATGGTCAACCTGAAGGCCCTCCAGCTCAGCGGCAACCCCCTGGGCATTGCTCCCGATATCACTCGGATGCCCCAACTGCATACCCTCGATCTAAGGGAAACCGGTATCAGCCAATGGCCGGTGGGCGCCGCCACACATGACGAGTTGTCCAGCCTGAACCTGCGGGACAATCTGATCACCGATATCCCCGAAGCGGTCTTTACCCATCCAGGGGCGTTCCTGCGAAACCGCAATATCGAGCTGCGCGGCAACCCGCTGTCGGATCAAACCCGGCAACGTATCGCGCGGTACAACGCCCAGATGGGCAACAGCATGCAGGGCGCTGCGGCGGACCTCGTGGCCGTGGCGCCTGATGTCACGCCGTGGCTCGATGCCCTGGACCGGGTTCAGTGGGGAACGGCGACAGAACTCTGGCAAGCACTGGCCAGCCATGAAGGTGCTCGATCCGATGATGTATTCAGCGTCCTGGCAGACTTGACCCAATCGCTGGATTACAGGCAAGGCGGGCAGATCAAAAAGAACCTGAGCCTGCGGGTCTGGCGGTTGCTCAATGCACTGGGAGACTCCACCGAACTGCGGGAAACGGTGTTTCTCAACACCTATGCGGCGGGTACCTGTGGCGACGGCGCCATCCTGACCTTCAGCAACATGGAACTGATGTACCGTACTCACCAGACCCTCGCTCGCCACGACAAGGATCGGATCGATCGGGAATTGCTGGGCCTGGCCAGGCAGGTGTATTTCCTCGAGCACCTGGATCGACTCGCCGAAAATCACATCGGTCGATTGAATCAAGCGTACGCCGACACACCCCGCTACACCCCGCCGGACCCGGCAGAAATCATACTGTTCTATCGGGTCAGGCTACGCGAGGAATTCAACCTGCCCATTGCCACCGAGCAGATGCTGTACACCGTGGAGACCTACGGTGTGCGCGAAGCCGATATCACCGCCGCCCGACAGACGCTGCGCGCGTTGGACACGCCCTCGTTGCTGCTGGAGTCGTACAAGACTCGGGACTTCTGGCTCAGGTACCTGGAACGCCGGTTCCCCGAACCGTTCATGACGATCAAAAACGTGACCCGGTACCAAAAAGAGCAGTTGAACCGGGAAGTGCCCGACAAGCATTCGGATGAATACCTGGACCGGTTGCAAGCGCTGATCGACCTGGAAACCGCCGAACGCCAGCGCCTGATCAGGCAGTTGACCGAAGCGGCGGTTCACGCCATGCGACGTCCGTGA
- a CDS encoding amino acid permease: MPVGNHLPHGETAQGGPLKRELGERHIRLMALGACIGVGLFLGSAKAIEMAGPAIMLSYIIGGLAILVIMRALGEMAVHNPVAGSFSRYAQDYLGPLAGFLTGWNYWFLWLVTCVAEITAVAVYMGVWFPDTPRWIWALAALISMGAINLIAVKAFGEFEFWFALIKIVTIIAMVIGGVGIIAFGFGNDGVALGISNLWAHGGFMPNGVQGVLMSLQMVMFAYLGVEMIGLTAGEAKNPQKTIPNAIGSVFWRILLFYVGALFVILSIYPWNEIGTQGSPFVMTFERLGIKTAAGIINFVVITAALSSCNGGIFSTGRMLYSLAQNGQAPATFASTSSNGVPRRALLLSIGALLLGVLLNYLVPEKVFVWVTSIATFGAIWTWVMILLAQLTFRKRLSPSEQAGLKYRMWLYPVSSYLALAFLVLVVGLMAYFPQTRIALYVGPVFLLVLTVLFYVFKLQPTQTAQSEVRPV; encoded by the coding sequence ATGCCAGTTGGCAACCACCTGCCCCATGGCGAGACCGCTCAGGGCGGTCCGCTCAAACGTGAATTGGGCGAACGGCATATCCGCCTGATGGCCCTCGGCGCCTGCATCGGTGTCGGGTTGTTTTTAGGCTCGGCCAAGGCCATTGAAATGGCCGGCCCGGCAATCATGCTTTCCTACATCATTGGTGGCCTGGCGATCCTAGTGATCATGCGCGCCCTCGGTGAAATGGCGGTGCACAACCCTGTCGCGGGTTCTTTCAGCCGTTATGCCCAGGATTATCTCGGCCCGTTGGCAGGCTTCCTTACCGGCTGGAACTACTGGTTCCTGTGGCTGGTGACCTGTGTCGCCGAGATCACCGCGGTGGCGGTGTACATGGGCGTGTGGTTTCCCGACACCCCACGCTGGATCTGGGCCCTGGCGGCCTTGATCAGCATGGGCGCCATCAACCTGATCGCGGTCAAGGCGTTCGGCGAGTTCGAGTTCTGGTTCGCCCTGATCAAGATCGTCACCATCATTGCGATGGTGATCGGCGGTGTCGGCATCATTGCGTTCGGCTTCGGCAATGACGGCGTGGCGCTGGGCATTTCCAACCTGTGGGCCCATGGCGGCTTCATGCCCAACGGTGTGCAGGGGGTGTTGATGTCCCTGCAAATGGTGATGTTCGCCTACCTGGGGGTGGAAATGATCGGCCTCACCGCCGGCGAAGCGAAGAACCCGCAGAAGACTATTCCGAATGCCATCGGTTCGGTGTTCTGGCGCATCCTGTTGTTCTACGTCGGCGCATTGTTCGTGATCCTGTCGATCTACCCCTGGAATGAAATCGGCACCCAGGGCAGCCCGTTCGTGATGACCTTCGAGCGCCTGGGCATCAAGACCGCCGCCGGCATCATCAACTTCGTGGTGATCACCGCGGCGCTGTCGTCCTGCAACGGTGGCATCTTCAGCACCGGGCGCATGCTCTACAGCCTGGCGCAGAATGGCCAGGCCCCGGCGACCTTCGCCAGCACCTCCAGCAACGGCGTACCGCGTCGCGCATTGCTGCTGTCGATCGGCGCACTGCTGCTGGGTGTGTTGCTCAATTACCTGGTGCCGGAAAAAGTCTTCGTCTGGGTGACCTCCATCGCCACGTTCGGCGCGATCTGGACGTGGGTGATGATCCTGTTGGCGCAGCTTACGTTCCGTAAACGCCTGAGCCCGTCGGAACAGGCCGGTCTGAAATACCGCATGTGGCTGTACCCGGTCAGTTCGTACCTGGCGTTGGCGTTCCTGGTGCTGGTGGTGGGCCTGATGGCGTACTTCCCGCAGACCCGTATCGCGCTGTACGTGGGGCCGGTGTTCCTGCTCGTGCTGACGGTGTTGTTCTACGTGTTCAAGTTGCAGCCGACGCAGACGGCCCAGAGTGAGGTCCGCCCGGTTTAA
- a CDS encoding OpgC family protein, which produces MLNGRDPRIDFFRGLALIFIFWDHVPHNPLGQITLRNFGFSDAAEVFVFLAGYAAVLAYGKILRRDGYWLASLKILRRAWVLYVVHIFLLAMLMGIVFFANSHVETRDLVEEMGLTHFVTHPQQALTDELLLRFKPNLMDPLPLYIVLLAGLPLVLPLLLRNTWAVVSVSLAVYLLAPHLGWNLRAIADGVWYFNPVTWQLLFVLGGAAAIHASQPHPAQTQGRLRQPLFVAAALYLLLAGLLTLSWRWPEFHDALMPAALGDLLYPISKTDLSPVRLLHFLALAYVTAKLLPHDRWAHHWLAQQCCRMGRYSLEVFCLGVLLAPLADMLNALAGDALAMQLFSALSGVLIMALLAAWLDYNKCLDETLRTRAAHLTNS; this is translated from the coding sequence ATGCTGAACGGACGCGACCCACGCATCGATTTTTTTCGGGGCCTGGCGTTGATCTTCATTTTCTGGGATCACGTCCCCCACAACCCTCTCGGCCAAATCACCCTGCGCAATTTCGGATTCAGCGACGCGGCAGAAGTGTTTGTGTTCCTCGCCGGTTACGCCGCCGTGCTGGCCTACGGCAAGATCCTGCGACGCGACGGCTACTGGCTGGCTTCGTTGAAAATCCTGCGCCGCGCCTGGGTGTTGTACGTGGTGCATATCTTCCTGTTGGCGATGCTGATGGGCATCGTCTTCTTCGCCAACAGCCATGTGGAGACCCGCGACCTGGTCGAAGAAATGGGCCTGACGCACTTCGTCACCCACCCGCAGCAAGCCCTCACCGATGAACTGTTGCTGCGCTTCAAGCCCAACCTGATGGACCCGCTACCGTTGTATATCGTGCTGCTGGCGGGGTTGCCGCTGGTGCTCCCGCTGTTGCTGCGCAACACGTGGGCGGTAGTCAGCGTGTCGCTGGCGGTCTACCTGCTGGCCCCGCATTTGGGCTGGAATCTGCGGGCGATTGCCGACGGTGTGTGGTACTTCAACCCCGTCACCTGGCAGTTGCTGTTTGTGCTCGGTGGCGCTGCGGCGATCCATGCCAGCCAGCCGCACCCGGCGCAAACACAGGGTCGGCTTCGTCAGCCCTTGTTTGTCGCAGCCGCCCTCTACTTGCTGCTGGCCGGGCTCCTGACCCTCTCCTGGCGCTGGCCCGAGTTCCATGACGCCCTGATGCCAGCGGCACTCGGCGACCTGCTGTACCCCATCAGCAAAACCGACCTGTCGCCCGTGCGTCTCTTGCACTTTTTGGCCCTGGCTTATGTCACGGCCAAACTCTTGCCCCATGACCGCTGGGCCCACCATTGGCTGGCGCAGCAGTGCTGCCGCATGGGCCGTTATTCCCTGGAGGTGTTCTGCCTGGGGGTGCTGTTGGCACCGCTGGCTGACATGCTCAATGCCCTGGCCGGCGACGCGCTGGCCATGCAGTTGTTCAGTGCGCTATCGGGCGTGTTGATCATGGCGTTGCTGGCGGCCTGGCTGGACTACAACAAGTGCCTGGATGAAACATTGCGCACCCGCGCGGCCCACCTAACAAATAGTTAA